The DNA segment GAAGGCGGCGTGTTAGTCGTCAGAGGTAGCAACTTCCAAGACACTTCGCTTGCCACCATCAATGGCACGAGAGTCAAGAAGATGAAGTTCAAGAACGCCGTAACGACGGGCTCGAACATCAGCTACAACACGTTGATTCTCAAAGGCAATGCCTGCGGCTTACTCAATGGCAACGCTGAATTGAAGATCAGCAACTCTGATGGCGGCTTCGCTACGAAGCGCATCACTCAAACCTGTCAGTAGTTGAAACCCTAACCGTAGAGGTAGGAGATAAAATTCTGCCTCTACTTAACAAATTAAAGAGGAGCCGAATCTCGGCTCCTCTTTTTTATTTCTCGCAAGGCTCACCTTGCGTTTTAATAAATCGCTCGCACATAATGACAAGCTTATGACAGAAAAGATACGAGTTAGATTTGCACCCTCACCGACCGGTTACCTGCATGTTGGCGGCGCTCGAACCGCTTTATTCAACTGGCTATTTGCTCGAAAAAATAAGGGCATTTTTCTTTTGCGTATCGAAGACACAGACATACAACGCTCTTCGGAAGAGATGGTCAAGGGCATTCTTGAAGGCATGCATTGGTTAGGACTTGATGCCGATGAAGGACCATTTTTTCAATCCGATTATGCCGACGAACATCGCGCGGCAGCTTACCGATTGGTTGAAGAAGGCAAGGCGTATTACGATTTCACGCCTAAAGAAGAGAACGATGACCGAACCGTTAAAGAACGTAGCGCGGAGCGTGGACGCGCGCAGGTGACAACCGGAAAGGAGGCAAATCCGTATCGCGATTTGCCTATCGCAGAAGCTCAACGCCGATTGCAGGTAGGGGAACAGGCAGCCATCCGATTAAAGGTTCCGGAATCGGGGACATCGAAATTTGTTGATTTGGTTTTTGGGCAGCAAGAACGAGATTATACAGACATCGAAGATTTGGTTTTGGTGCGCTCGGACGGGCATCCGCTTTATAACCTGTCTGTGGTTGTCGATGATATTAATATGGGAATTACCCACGTCATTCGCGGTCAAGACCATTTGACCAATACCCATAAACAGGTGTTGATTTATCAGGCTCTGGGGGCGACGATTCCGGTATTTGCGCATCTGCCGTTGATCTTTGCGCCGGGTAAAATCAAATTGTCGAAACGCAAACATGGCGAAGTGGTTTCGGTGACTACCTACCGCGATAGAGGATTTGTGCCGGATGCGCTGGTCAATTTTCTGGCATTGCTTGGCTGGTCGCCGGGCGACGAAAAAGAGATTTTATCGCGTAGCGAAATGATTGAAAAATTCAGCCTCGAAGAGGTTCATAAATCCGGCGCAATTTTTAATTTTGAAGAATCGGAAAAAGGCGACTGGACAGACCCGAAAGCGCTTTGGATGAACAGCGAATATATCAAAGCAATGGCGCTCTCCGAGCTTGCGGAAATAGTCGCCGAACAATTTAAAAAGGCGGATTTATGGCGCGACGAATATGCCAGTGATAAGCGCGAATGGTTTGCAAAAACCATTGATTTGCTGCGCGCCCGCTATCGCACCTTGACCGATTTTGTGACGCTTGGAAGACCGTATTTTGCCGATGAATTTGAGTATGAAGAAGCTGCGGTCAAAAAGAATTTGAAAGATGAACGCCTGAAAGAACTCTTGCCGGGGCTGGCTGATAAGTTGAATGAGGTCGAAGATTTTTCTCACGATGGCGCAGAATCGGCTCTCAGAGCCTATTCCGAGGAAGCCGGCGTCAAAGCCGGGTTGCTCATCAATGCATCGCGAACCGCTTTAACCGGACAAGCTGTGGGACCAGGAATGTTTGATATTATGATTACGCTTGGTCGCGAGAAAACCGTTGCCAGGTTAAAACGCGCTGTGGCAGTAGTGGCGACTTGAGCCATCTGAAATTATTTTTGGGATAGGTATTTGATTGAGCATTTAATAAAACAGAGATGGTGATTGGCTATTTGTCGCAGGCTTATGGTGGTTGATTCGAGTCTAAAGATGGCAAAGCGGCAGGCGCAGGAATTATGAGTAGCAAACCCCCTGATTTACTACAAAGCGGAATAGAACCGGTTGATAAACTGCTGGGCGGCTTGATGAGGGGAGCCTTGTATCTGGCGCATGGAGACATTGCCGCACAATCAATCTTAGGTATCAAATTTCTCATTGAAGGATTAAAGCGGGGTGATAATGTCGCGCTGGTGACTCACCATTCACCGCAAGATGCCATGCGCCAATTTGCGCGCCTGGGTTATGACTGTCTTGAAGATGTGCAAAAAGGCAAACTGGTTATTCTGGAATATTCGGAACAGATCATCGGGCAGGTCGCCCGCTTAACCAAACTCACACCGATTCTTCGCGAATTGGCGTGGTGGTTAAAAGAATCATCGCCTAAACGATTCGTTTTCGATTCGGTTGCCGAACTGGTTCAAGGAAAAGTTGAAGGGCGCAAAGACCGCATTCGCGAATTTGCCGAATGGGCACAGTCATTGGACGCTACGGTCTTATTGATTGCTGATGAAGCGCATCAGCAAGTTGTTCAGGAACTTTCGCCATATGTGAAAGAGTCGTTTCACATTCAAAGCAATTCGCTAGGGAACCGTCGAACCGGGTCATTGGCATTTGAAAAATCGACGACCCTCAAACCGCAAGCCATTGAAATCGATGCCTTCAAGGGATTGTTTCTTTTAAATGGCGCAAATCAATTCAACCCATCCGCAACTGTAGAACCCATCACAGAAACCTCGAAACCCGTTGAACCTGCAAAAACGGAAGAGATTTTTGAAGCCTTCTCGGCAGTCGAGTTTCCTGTGGAAACCATTGCCCAGCACGATACCCATAGCGAAACGCAAGTCCACTCCGAAGATTTTCCGCATCAGGTTGAGCCAGTTGTGGAATCAACCTTTGTGCAAGCCGAAGTGGATGCGACCTCGACTCCTCAAACCACTCTTGAATCGGTGTCGGTGGTAAACCCGGCGCGACTCGATACCAGCGAGTTGGTTGAGCAGGAAGCAACCGAAGCAGGCGCGGTCATCGAAGTTCGGGATTACGATTTTTCTGATTTTGTCGAAGAGCTTGATGTTGAGATAGATGAATTTGATTTAAATAAAGTTGAAACGCATGCTCAGATTGCCGACCCGCGACGCAGAGTTGTCGAATTAAAAGACGCGAGCGCAAAAATTGAACGACTCCTGAATGATGACCTTGTCGAGTTGAAACAAAACCTGCTCGCCAGTGCCAGAGAGCAAGCGTCGCTCAGACGCTCGACCGATTTTACTTCTGAGTCAGGCACAGAGCCGGTGCTTGAACAAGAAAAACCTGCCGTCGCCCGATTAACCATTGAGGAGAAAAGCGCAGATTCACATTCGCCTAAACCTCAGATGGAATCAGCCGAATCAACGAAACGTCAGACTTTGCAAACCGGCACTAAAAAATTTACCGTTGCGGTGATTGATTATGACCGCGCCTCCTGTGAACGCATTGCCAGAGCTTTGCAAGATTTTCACGTCGAAATTTATAATGATTCGGTAAACGGAATTGCCAGCATTCTGGCGTCGCCGCCGGATTTGGTTCTGCTTGATGTGGATGCGCCAATCGTTGACGGATTCAAAGTGTTGGCGCATATTCGCGCCAGCCTGTCGGTTCCGATTATCGTTTTGTCGAAATTTCATATTCGCGCCAGCGACCGTATTTTATCTACCGAACTGGGCGCGGATTATTTCTTAACCAAACCCTTCAGCACCAAAGAACTGAAACAGAAAGCGCGACAATTAATCGCTCGTTATCGCGGGATTAATTCCTGGATTGCGACGCCCGTGGCGCTCAGTGAAGCCATCGCCCATCATACGGATAAAATCGCGCAGAAAGTTTTTGAGGAAGACCTCAGCGCAACCCCTGGGGCAGATTTCAGGGATAATTTACCGCGTGCCAAAAAAGATAAACTCGAACCTTACAGCCATTTCATTGTGCATGTTGAAGAACAGATAAAGATGGTGATGGAGAAAGGCAACGCCTTTTCAATCGTCGGCTATCGCCTTGAACCGCAGGCGCAAAGTATCAGAGTCAAAGTTGCCGAATTCTTTGACCTGGTGAGTTCGTCGGTTCGCAACGATGATTTGATTTCTACAAACCCGCACAATGATTTGGTTATTTTACTTTCCGATACCGACATCAAAGGCGCAAAAGGATTTGTCAACCGCTTGCGAAAACAGATCACCGGAGAATTGCATCAGGCATTGACCGTGTGGATTCGCAGCTTCCCAAACTTTGAAGAAAGCAGCGAAATATTGAGTGCGGATAAATCGACACCGCCTAACCAGCAAAATAATGCAAGCAATAGCGCGCGCGCCTGAGAAACCTTGCCTGCTTTAAGCAAACGCACCCTGTTGACCAAGTGCGTCATTATGTTTCCTCTGCGATACGTTTATAACGACGAGCTTTGAATTCATAACGCGGCAGGCTGCCGCTTGCGACCCCTTCAATACTGACGCGAATGTTGAAGCGATTGCGAAAGGCATTGGCAATGGTCTGCGAAGTTTCTTGAAAACCAGTAGCGTCCGTCGGTTCAAACTTGATTAACAAATCGTGCATTCCTGAAATCGAGCGAATCTGAACTTCGTATTCCGCGATGTTCGCGAGTCCGCCAAGCAAATCATCAATCGCGCCGGGATAAATATTGACGCCGCGCACAATCATCATATCGTCTGCTCGACCGAGCACCCCGCCTTTGATGCGCGCGAAACTTCTGCCGCAAGCGCAGGGTTCATCGATGATTTCAACCAGATCGCCAGTGCGATACCTGAGCACAGGCATGGCTGCGCGTCCAAGATTGGTGATTACCAACTCGCCGCGCTTGCCGGCATCAAGCAGTTCGCCGCTTTGCGGATCGATAACTTCAAAAATAAACTCGGCTTCGTTCAAATGAATGGCTGCGCGCTCTTGCGCACAGGCAAATGCCCACGCGCCAACTTCGGTTGCGCCCGCATGGTCATAGCAGGTTGCGCCCCAAGCGCTTTCAATCCGCTTGCGAATATTCGGGAGACTTGCGCCCGGTTCGCCCGCGTGAATGGTTGTGCGAATGCTGGAGTTTCGCAAATCAATTCCGAGTTCCGCGGCGCGGTCAGCCAGATGTAAAGCGTAGGTCGGCGTACAAAGCAACACGGTGCACTGGTTGTCGAGCAAGGTTTGCAACCGCTGTTCGCTGTTGAGTCCGCCGCCCGCCAGACACATTGCGCCGATATTCCAACCCCCGACAATCGCTACCCAGTGGCTGATGTAGGGACCGAAAGAGAAGGCACAAAAAATTAAATCATCTTCACTGACGCCCGCGCCGCGAAACACATAGCCCCAACCGTCAACAAACCATTGCCAGCTTTCGGCAGTATCGAGCCACTTGAGCGGACGACCTGTAGTGCCCGAAGTTTGATGTAAATAGCGATAGCGCGAACGCGGGTAAGTCAGCAGCCTGCCAAACGGTGGGTGCTGCGCTTGTTCCGCAACAAGTTCGGATTTTGTCGTGAAAGCAAGCGCCCGCAAATCTTCAACTGTTTTAATGTCGTTAAACTCAAGCCCGCGCGCCTTGAATTTTTCCCGATAAAATTGATTGGGTTTTATTTCTGCCAACAGATTTCGCAGTCGCTGGTTTTGCCATTCGCGTAACGAATCGCCTGTAAGAGTTTCGATTGATTTATTGAAAAAACAGTTTGAAGGGTCTACTGAAGTCACGCTGCGGCTCCTCGCAATTAAAGTTGGTCGCCGTGTTTAAAAAGCGCCCGCCCGATTAAAGCGGCAAGCACCATATTGGCGTAAAAAATCGGCGGGGCAACAAACAAACCTAAACTTAAAAAGAGAACGATATTAAAACCGGCGCGTAAAAATACTGCGCTAATTAAATAAACCGCTGTAGACGCGATTGCAACCAGAATGAGATAAAACCCAAAAAGGCGCAGAAAAGTTGCGCCAAGTTTGAGCATTGCGCTTAAACCAAAAATCGGATTGATGGTTGTCCAGAAACTGCCGCTCAGATAAGCGACAAGTACAGCAATCGGATAATAAAAAATCGTCCAACTCAGCATGAGTAAAAAGACCGGAAAGGATTGTTCGATGAGCGGCGTTGAACTAAAGCGGAGGATTAAAATCGTCGGCAAACTGACGACCATAAATATCGCCGCAGCGATTCGCACAGAGGTCCAGAATTCGCTTAACAGATACGATAAATCGAAAACGTCTGCGCTATCGCTGCGTCCGGTTTCAAGGCGTTTGATGATTAACCTCGCGCAGCCAATCATCATGGCATTGACCAGAAAAGCCGGAAGCAAGCCAAGGCTGCCGAGAACGCCTCCGACACCTTTCAAAGCATAAAAAGTGAGCGAGAAATAGCCCGCGCCGTAAATTGCCGAAACCCCAAGCAAGGTAAAAATTTCCTGCAACGGATAGCCGATAGCGAATTTGAAATCTTCAAACCCGAAAGCGGTTTGCCGGTCAACTTGAAGATCATGTTTTTGTTTAAGCTCAGCAAAAGGCGCACAAAGTGAACCACACAAAGTGCAAATGCAGACGGTTGAAGTATTGATGAATTTCACGCAATGGCGGCAAAAATTTGTGTGACAGGCAGTGCAGGTAAAAGCGGCGGCGAGGTGTGGATGATTATGGCAAACTTCGTTAATGGCTTGGTTCATCGCGCATCATCAAACCGGTTTTTACCGCTTGAGCAAAGCGAGCGGTTAAGCTTTTACATATTTGCTCAAACGAATGTATTCGGGAGTGCCGGTCACCGCCTACACTCCCGAACGATTTTCATTAAGGCGAGATGGTGATTTGCAACGCGCTTGAAGTGGCTACGACATTGGCTGAATCGGTAATTCGCACGGTGAATGAGAAGTTGCCGGTTTGCGTTGGCGTGCCGGAAATCACGCCCGTCGTAGTATTCAGCGTCAATCCCGGCGGCAAGGTCGAACCGGTCGGCAAAGACCAGGTCACGGGTGGCGTGCCACCTGTGAAAGTGAGTTGATGGGTGTATGCCTGATTGATTCGCCCGCCGGTTAAGGTGCCCGAACTGGTGATGACCAGCGGCGCAGGCACGATAACAATGGTCAAGGTGCCTGAGGTCACACTGACGGGTGGTTGCTGTGAATCGCCCACCTGTACCGTGAAGGTGTAAGTGCCCGGTGTGGTTGGTGTGCCGTTAATCACGCCGGTCGTTGCATTCAATGAAAGCCCCGGCGGCAAGCTCGCGCCGCTGCTGAGTGACCAGGTCATTGGCGCTTGTCCACCAAGGAAAGTTAATTGATAAGTGTATGCGCTTCCGGCTGTGCCTTGCGTTAGGGTGCCGCTGCTCGTGATGACCAGGGGACCCGGCGTGATGGCGATGTTCAACGGCTGTGACGTAACCGTCGTTGAGGTGGCATCGGTCAGGCGAAGCGTGAAAGTGTAATTGCCCACTTGGGTTGGTTTGCCTGAAATCACCCCGCTTGATGCGCCAAGGCTAAGTCCCGGCGGCAAATTGCCGCTTGCCATGCTCCAGGTTCGCGGCGCTGTGCCACCGGCAAAGAGCAACTGATAAGCATAATCGACGCCGGTTAAACCTGCCGCCAAATCGCCGCGACTGACGATATTCAACGGTTCAATGTCCGGTTGAATAAACAGGATGAGCGATGCGACGGCAACCCCGCCTGCCGTATCGTTTACCCGCACACCGAAGGTGAATGAGCCTGCAACCGTCGGCGTTCCCGATATGACGCCGCTGGCGTTCATATTCAAGCCTTGCGGCAGCGCGCCCGAAGTGAGCGTCCAGGTGTAAGGCGGTCGCCCGTCTGCTGCGCCCAATTGGAAACTGTAAGATTCACCTTTTTTGCCTCTGACCAAATCTGTAGTGGTGATGGCAAGCAAACGATTTTGAACTTGAATAGTGCGTGCGCCGACGATCACGGTATTGCCCTGCGCATCGGCAAAACGAACCGCGAGCGTATGATCGCCGTTGGCGAGTTTGGTGGTATCAAGTGAGAATCTGAACCCGGCGTTTGCGCCATTCGGGAATGAACCCCAGGCGACAGCAACATCGGGTCTGGCGATGCCGTAATCGGCTTCGGCGACTTTTTGATTATCGATTAGAATATCAATCGCCACGACGCCCACATTATCGAGCGCCCAACCGGTGCCGGTAATCGTACCGGTCAAAGTGGCTTTGTGGTCGGGTGTTTCAAATACGCCGAAAGGTGCCAATCGGTCAGCCGGGTTGATTTTAATTGCCAACGTTCGCACCGTGGTTTGTTGCGCCGAATCGGTTACGCGCACGCCAAACACCGCGGTTCCCGGTGCGGTTGGCGTTCCTGAAATCGTGCCGCTGGCTGAAAGGTTCAAGCCTGCGCCGAGACTGCCGTTGGCGATACTCCAGGTGTAAGGCGGTACGCCACCAGTGGCTTGCAAGCTTTGGTTGTAAGCGCGCTCGGCTGAAGTTTCCGGCAACGAAGTCGTGGTAATCGCAAGTGGCGGCGGCGGCGGAACGACGGTGATGGAAAGCGCTTTGGTGCTTGATGTGCCAATCGCATCACGCAAACGCACGACAAAATTGGCGGTGAACACGGCGGTTGCGCGTCCCGTAATGTCGCCCGATTCGGATAAGGTTAAGCCGTTTGGTAAACTGCCCGAATCAAGCGACCAGGCGTAAGGTGCAACTCCACCGTTGGCTTCGAGTTTGCCATTGTAAGGCAAGCCTTGAGTTGCCGCCGGTAAGCTGGTAGTGCGAATTTCAAGCGGTGGTGGTGGCGGCGCGATTTCCAATGTGAACGGTTTAGAAGCAACGCGGTCTGCCGCATCGATAGCCAGCAAGGTGAAATTATAAGTGCCTTGAGCGGTCGGTGTTCCCGATAATATCCCTTCTTTGGAAACCGTTATGCCGTCGGGCAAGGTTCCGAATTTGGCTTTTTTCTTTTTCTTCCAGACATAGGGTTCGGTGCCTGACGTGGCTTGCAATTCAACGCGGAAAGGCACGCCAACCGCCCCTGTCTTTAAAGCGGATTGGGTCAAGATGGTAAACTCAGGTGGCGGGTCAACATCAATCTCAAATTGTTTGATGGCGCGTTGTCCACTTTGATCAATGGCTTCAATTTCAAAAGATTTTTCACCTGACGATGTCGGTGTGCCGCTGATGATGCCATTGGCTGAAAGCGTGAGACCATTGGGAAGTTCTCCCGATTTGAGCGCCCAGCGATAGGGTGAACTGCCGCCTGCGGCGATCAGGGTTTGCGAATAAGTTTCACCGACAACCCCATCCGGCAACGCGACGGTTTGAATGGTCAACAACAAAGTCGCCGGATTGATGACGAGCGAAAGGGTTGTCGTCGTTGTGGCACTGGTGGCATCCGTGAGTTTAAGCGTGAAACTCGAAGTGCCGGCGCGTTCCGGGGTGCCTTGCAGGTTGCCGGTTTGCGTGAGCGTTAAACCTTCCGGCAATGAGCCGGATTGAATTGTCCAGGTGTAAGGCGTTTGTCCGCCAGAGGCACCAAGTTGTTGACTGTAACTTGTACCTACTGAGCCTCGCGGTAATTCTTTAGTAGTGATTGTAAGCACTGCGGCAGCTTTGACGACTAAAGAAAATGCTTTGGTAACTGAATTGTTTGCCGTGTCGTTGACGCGCGCGACAAAATTAAAGGTTCCCGCCGATGTTGGCGTTCCTGAGAGGTCGCCAAATTGTGACAAGCTGATGCCGGGCGGCAATGTCCCGCTATCGACAAGCCAACGATAAGGTGGCAACCCACCCGATGCAGAGAGCGTGCGGCTGTAGGGAACATTGACCGTGGCTTCAGATAAATCCGCTGTGGAAATGCTCAGGTTGGTCGAGGTCGCAGGCGTGCGCACACTTGATTCTGAAGAATATCCCGATGCGCCCGACACATTAAAAGCGCGAACTCTGTAGGTGTAAATCGTATCGGCAGCGACCGTGTTATCGGCAAACGAAGTGAGGTTTGCGGCGGCAGTGCCGATCAAACTGAAATTCGCATCCGACCCGCCTTTGCGTTCAATCTGAAATCCCGCCTCGTTGGTTGCGGTGTCCTGCCAGTTGACTAACACCTGGGTCGGTGAAGATGCGGAAACCACGAGTCCTGCGGGCGCTGTGGGAATGTCAGGCAGCACGGTACTCGTCCAGCCGATTTGTGCTGCGGTGTAGGCGCATAAAGCGAGTTCATTGATGCGCATCATGCATTCGGTTGACACCCCGCAACCCGATTCGCAATTGCCGTTTTTGGCTTCGGGTCTCACCTCAGGCGCGCAACTACAACTACAGGTGTGAAACCCCGGTTGGCTATATTCATCGCAGGCATAAAAAATATGCCCGGTTTCGTGCGAGATGATGCGCTTCAAATCCCAACCATAGGTGCGGAATAAAGCATTGACATGCGGGCCGCCGATATATGCCCACGAAGCGCGTCCGTCGGCAAAGGCATTCTGCGCGGGCGCAGGATTGTAACCGATGAAAATCGAATAAGCCCAGTTGGCGCGATTTTGATCGCGAATCACCCGATCAAAAGAAGCGACACGAATGAAGGTATCGCCGGCGTCAACGCCGAGATTGTTCATTACATTATTAACCCAGAGCGCCGACTCGCGACCTTCGTGCAAAATGGGTTCATAAGCAATCTGGCAGGCAGGGTTATTGGCGAAGTAAGGAACAATAGTAAATTGCAACGGGCGTCCGAGATTGAAAGCGCGTGATTGCTCGACCCACCAGTTCAAGCCTTCGACGACAGCGGTGAGCGCGATGTCTTGATCAGCCTGATTCCAGGTGTGTTGATTGGGGTCGATTGCGCCGGTGCTTTCAAGCAGAAAAACCGCGACGGCGACATTACCATCCATAGTATCGGTGTTGCCCCAAAAGTTCGGCTGCACGCTGAGATTTTCTAAACTTTCCTGCGCGCCGAGCGATTGCAGATTGCGAATAAAATCCTGTTTGTTAAATGAATGCGGACGTGGAACCGCGCACTCAACCAGCGGCGGGCGGGTGACGTTAAATTCCTGTTTGTCTTCAAGGCGGTTTGATTCCAACTGGCGCGCCCGTCTGCCGCTTGCCAGGTCGTTATAGAGTCGCGCTGCCATGTGGGTTACGCGGTCGCCGTAGGGCAAAGCCTGGGTGTCAATTGCCGAATCATGCACGGCGCGAATTTTATGCTTACCAAGAATGCGCGCTTTTACCGCAGGAGTAATCCAGCCATAAATGGTATGCGGTGGAAGAATGATGGCAATCGTGCCGCCTTGCGAAGCAATAAAATCGCGGGCGTCGGCAAGTTCTGCCGGGGTGTTGGCATCAACCAACACCATTGAGTAGCCGCGTGAGGACGAAGCCAGCCGTTGAGCGGTGTGAGGTTTTGCTGAAGCATAAAGAGCAAAGGTTATCAACAACAGCAAGGACGATAAGATACAACGCATCAATATGAACCTCTTCTTATTTCCTGCACAAACTTCTAATTTATTAAATGAACCAAAACATCCCCGATAAAAATGTTTTGCCTAATGACATTTGGAAAAACAGGGAGAACATTTGACCAACGGTGAACCCACTTTAATTTTGGGCAACCGAGTATATCGCAGCCCTTCAAGTCGATGCAAGCAAAGCTGCCAGTAGTTTTTTGTCTCGCAGACGATAAAAACAAAATGACTAAATAATGCCTGTTTCCCATGGTTCAAAGAAAGAAACGGTTAAAAATTATTGATGAAAAAGCGGCTTGCCCAACTCCTTGACGATGTATGGTACAAGGGTGTAGAGTTGTGGCTTGCCTCATAGAGATGTATGGAGCGAGAGCAAATCAAGCACGGTTTTCAATGTCCTGCCACGCGCTCTCCCGAAGGAGAGACATTCGTAGCATCAGCGACATAGGTCATCTGAGATTGTTTGGCTTCGCCTTCATCTCTGAATAAAAAGATGAAGCATAGCTATGAGGAACGCTTACGCCAATTTTCATAATTGGTTTTTGATGAAATTTCAAAGGCACTCGAGGAGGCATAGCAGTTAAATGGCGATAGATGAGGTAAACCCGTCCGGCGCAAGCATGGCAGCAGATAGCGCCAACGATAATGCTGCCAATAGCAGTCAGAGCGCAGGCACAGACGGCAAGTCTGAAGAGGCTGCCCCTGTAGCAACCGCACCCACACCGGAAAACAGCAACGATAGTTCCAATGCGAACGACAACCCCGAAAATCCCAATGCTGAACCGGAAACCGAATCCATGGGCGACTTCAGCGCGTTGCTCGAAAACTACGAGAAAGAGAGCGCCGCATCCAAACAGGAAGGCGAAATTATCCGCGGTGTGGTGGTTGGCATAACCGAGCAATACGTTCTGATTGACATCGGCTATAAGTCTGAAGGCGTCGTGGCGCGCGAAGAATTTCTCGACCGCAGCGGCAATGTTACGGTTGGGCGTGGCGATGAAGTGGATGTCCTGCTCAAGAGTTTGGAAAATCAGGATGGTTACGCCGTACTCTCACGCGCTGACGCCGTCAAGATTTTATCCTGGGATAAACTCCGTCAGGCGCATCAGTCTCAAGAAACCGTAACCGGTCATATCACCAAACGCATCAAAGGCGGACTCGCCGTCGATTTGTACGGCGTCGAAGCTTTCCTGCCCGGTTCACAGGTGGATACCCGCCCGGTGCGCAACCTTGAAGCCTACATCAATCAAGACATTGATGTGCGCGTCATCAAACTCAACAAAAAACGCGGCAATGTCGTGGTTTCGCGCAAAGCGATTCTCGAAGAAGAATCTGCCAAGAAGAAAACCGAAACCCTTGCCAACCTCGACGAAGGCTACATTGTTGACGGCATTGTGAAAAGCATCACCGATTATGGCGCGTTCATTGATCTGGGCGGCATTGACGGTCTGCTTCACATCATCGATATGAGTTGGGGACGCATTCAATCGCCGAACGAAATGTTTAAAGTCGGCGATGCCATTCAAGTCAAGATTCTGAAATTTGACCGCGAAAAGGAACGCATCTCGCTCGGCTATAAGCAACTACAGCCAGACCCCTGGCAAAGTGTCGCCGAACGTTTCCCCATCAGTTCAAAGGTCAAAGGCAAAGTCGTGAGCCTTACCGATTACGGCGCGTTCATTGAAATCGAACCCGGCGTTGAAGGTCTTGTGCATGTAAGCGAGATGACCTGGTCGAAACGTTTGAAACATCCC comes from the Acidobacteriota bacterium genome and includes:
- the gltX gene encoding glutamate--tRNA ligase, which codes for MTEKIRVRFAPSPTGYLHVGGARTALFNWLFARKNKGIFLLRIEDTDIQRSSEEMVKGILEGMHWLGLDADEGPFFQSDYADEHRAAAYRLVEEGKAYYDFTPKEENDDRTVKERSAERGRAQVTTGKEANPYRDLPIAEAQRRLQVGEQAAIRLKVPESGTSKFVDLVFGQQERDYTDIEDLVLVRSDGHPLYNLSVVVDDINMGITHVIRGQDHLTNTHKQVLIYQALGATIPVFAHLPLIFAPGKIKLSKRKHGEVVSVTTYRDRGFVPDALVNFLALLGWSPGDEKEILSRSEMIEKFSLEEVHKSGAIFNFEESEKGDWTDPKALWMNSEYIKAMALSELAEIVAEQFKKADLWRDEYASDKREWFAKTIDLLRARYRTLTDFVTLGRPYFADEFEYEEAAVKKNLKDERLKELLPGLADKLNEVEDFSHDGAESALRAYSEEAGVKAGLLINASRTALTGQAVGPGMFDIMITLGREKTVARLKRAVAVVAT
- a CDS encoding ATPase domain-containing protein → MSSKPPDLLQSGIEPVDKLLGGLMRGALYLAHGDIAAQSILGIKFLIEGLKRGDNVALVTHHSPQDAMRQFARLGYDCLEDVQKGKLVILEYSEQIIGQVARLTKLTPILRELAWWLKESSPKRFVFDSVAELVQGKVEGRKDRIREFAEWAQSLDATVLLIADEAHQQVVQELSPYVKESFHIQSNSLGNRRTGSLAFEKSTTLKPQAIEIDAFKGLFLLNGANQFNPSATVEPITETSKPVEPAKTEEIFEAFSAVEFPVETIAQHDTHSETQVHSEDFPHQVEPVVESTFVQAEVDATSTPQTTLESVSVVNPARLDTSELVEQEATEAGAVIEVRDYDFSDFVEELDVEIDEFDLNKVETHAQIADPRRRVVELKDASAKIERLLNDDLVELKQNLLASAREQASLRRSTDFTSESGTEPVLEQEKPAVARLTIEEKSADSHSPKPQMESAESTKRQTLQTGTKKFTVAVIDYDRASCERIARALQDFHVEIYNDSVNGIASILASPPDLVLLDVDAPIVDGFKVLAHIRASLSVPIIVLSKFHIRASDRILSTELGADYFLTKPFSTKELKQKARQLIARYRGINSWIATPVALSEAIAHHTDKIAQKVFEEDLSATPGADFRDNLPRAKKDKLEPYSHFIVHVEEQIKMVMEKGNAFSIVGYRLEPQAQSIRVKVAEFFDLVSSSVRNDDLISTNPHNDLVILLSDTDIKGAKGFVNRLRKQITGELHQALTVWIRSFPNFEESSEILSADKSTPPNQQNNASNSARA
- a CDS encoding AMP-binding protein; protein product: MTSVDPSNCFFNKSIETLTGDSLREWQNQRLRNLLAEIKPNQFYREKFKARGLEFNDIKTVEDLRALAFTTKSELVAEQAQHPPFGRLLTYPRSRYRYLHQTSGTTGRPLKWLDTAESWQWFVDGWGYVFRGAGVSEDDLIFCAFSFGPYISHWVAIVGGWNIGAMCLAGGGLNSEQRLQTLLDNQCTVLLCTPTYALHLADRAAELGIDLRNSSIRTTIHAGEPGASLPNIRKRIESAWGATCYDHAGATEVGAWAFACAQERAAIHLNEAEFIFEVIDPQSGELLDAGKRGELVITNLGRAAMPVLRYRTGDLVEIIDEPCACGRSFARIKGGVLGRADDMMIVRGVNIYPGAIDDLLGGLANIAEYEVQIRSISGMHDLLIKFEPTDATGFQETSQTIANAFRNRFNIRVSIEGVASGSLPRYEFKARRYKRIAEET